The DNA segment GCGTCTGGTTGGCGGCGGCAGTTGGCATCTGGTTGATGGGATTGAGCCTGCCGATCTATCTCATGGCCCACCTGGGACTTATCTGGTTGCTCCGCTCCCTCTATTTCTATTCCAGTCTCATCTCGGCATTGGTTGATATGGGCCTGGTGCTGTTCGGCCTGGCGGCTGCGGTATGGGCGATGCTGCAGACCGGTAACCTGTTTCTCAGTGTGTGGAGCTTTTTTCTCGTCCAGGCACTGTTTATCTATATCCCCAACACCTGGCAGCGATCGGGCAAATCAGTTAACGCAGTAAACGTTGCGGAAGATCGTTTCCAACTCGCCCATCGCACGGCGCAAGCCGCCCTCACCAAACTATCCACTCAACGTTAGTTAACATGGAGAAGATCATGAAATCGAAAATTATTGCAGCAGCACTGTTCACCTTTACCGCCGGTGGTATCGCATTCTATCCCGCCCTCAAGGATGTTGGTGCGGTTAACATGCCCCTGCCGGACCCTGTCCAGGTGCCGGCGGTGCACACCATTAACCAGGAACAACCGAAAATAGAAGTGGTATTCGCCCTGGATACCACTGGAAGTATGGGGGGCTTGATCGAGGCGTCCAAGGAGAAGATCTGGTCTATTGCCTCAACCATGGCCCAGGCCCAGCCCGCACCTGAGATCAGGATGGGGTTGGTGGCCTATCGGGACCGGGGTGACAGCTACGTCACCCAGGTGGTGGATCTATCGGAAGATCTCGACTCGGTCTATGCGACACTGATGGATTTTCGCGCCGAAGGGGGTGGTGATGGTCCCGAAAGTGTCAACCAGGCCCTGCATGATGCGGTCAACAAGATCTCCTGGAGCCAGGATGAGGATGCCTATCGTGTGGTCTTCCTGGTGGGGGATGCGCCGCCCCACATGGACTATCAGGATGATGTGAAGTATCCGCAGACCCTGAAGTTGGCCAACGCCAGGGGGATAGTGGTCAATACCATTCAGGCCGGTAACAGAGCCCAGACACGCCTGGTCTGGAGCAAGATTGCCCTGGCCGGCCTCGGGCAGTACGCCCAGGTCTCTCAAGACGGAAACGCGGTGGCGATTCACACGCCGTTTGATGAGAATCTGGCCAAGCTCTCCAGGAAGCTGGATGCAACCCGCCTCTACTATGGATCGGAAGAGGTGCTGGAGAAGAAACGTCAAAAACTGAAGGCGGCTGATAAGTTACATGAGTCTGCCTCGGTGGCATCCCGTGCCCGTCGTGCCACGTTCAATGCCACCAAGAGCGGTAAATCCAATCTGTTGGGTGACAGTGAACTGGTTGACGATGTGGCTAGCGGCCGGGTGGAACTCGACTCTATCGACCGGGACCATCTGCCCGCATCCATAAAGGCCATGGCACCACAGGAGCAACGGGCGGTGATCAGCGAGAAGGCCCAACAGCGTCAGGCCCTGCAGAAGGAGATCGATACCCTGTCGGCACAACGCAAGGAGTATCTTGAACAGGAAGTGAAGAAGTCGGGTGGAGCCAAGGGCTCACTTGACCATAAACTCTACAGCGCCATACGCGAGCAGGCCGAGCGCAGCGGCATCCACTATGAGGCGGAAGCCCTCACTTATTAGTGGCGAAAGGTAGCGAAATAGCGGATTTCGCTTTAAAAGCCGAGCCCGGCATACATGCCGGGCTCCAGGTTATGCGGTTGTCGAATCAAGGCCAGGCATATGTCTGACTTTTTATGTCTAATGCATGAATTCTACTTGATGGGTATGTAGATCGAAGTAACGACCTCATTGCTATGGCTGACCGTGGTGGGATCGTTCTCATACACCTCCCGGGAGGCATGTTTATGCTGGGGTTTTATCTTTTGCATCTGCAGGTGGGCATAGGCCTGGTACCAGGCGAGTTCGAGAAACTCGTAGCTGCCTTGCAAGCTGGTCTTGTAGTAGCGACCACCGGGAAATGACTTGATCACGAAATCCGAAGAGCTGGTCTCCGCGGCCACCGGTATCGCCATGTCGCAGTTGAAATGCATGCTTTTAAGATCGACCTTGTGGTAGATAGTGAATGGATAGCCTGTGGCCGTCAGCTGTTTCTCATCCAAATATCTGCCCAGTATTGGAAACCCCTCCTTCATGGCTGTTTTCATCGCTTCCAGATGACCATCGAACGGGATGGTCAGCGCGGTTTGGTTTGGCAGTTCCACAGGACCGTCAAAAGTGATGCGTGGGACCTCCGCATCCGCAACCAGTTCGCCGCGTAGCATGTAGAGGCCGGTGTCGTAATCCTTGCTGATATAGTCCGACATTCTCTTTGCCATGAAGCGGAGCAGGAAGGGCATGCTGCCGGCCATATTCCAGTGGACCAGGGTGGCGCCGCCGCCTGTCGGTTCAAACTCCCACCAGACGCTGCACACAGACTTGAAGGGGCGCTTGAATTCGATCCGCTGTTCGATCTTCTCCATACCGATGAATCTTTCATGGGTCAGCTTGCCTGCGCCGACGGTTTTGCCGTCCCAGCTGTACCAGCCCCCCTCCTGGTCCGGTGTGTCGGAGAAGGCGAGGATGGTGTCAGGCTCATGCATCAACCAGGGGCTCCAATCGGACCAGCTCTTGAAATCCCGGATCTTGTCGAACAGGGTTTGTTGCCCAGCGGCGATCTCCAGGGAGCGTCTCACCTTGTAATTGCCATCCAGGGTGGCCAGGTAGATCAGGGGAATGGCAATCAGAATGACGATTACAATGAGTGCTGTTGTCATGGTAAGGCTCCCTCCACCGCTGGTTTCGTTTTTTTAGTCTGCCGATAACAGTATATCGAGTATAGGATTAGCTCCCAGGTAAGGAAATAGCGCTATCATGGGGGCATGTCCAGGTTCCATTTTCATCCGGCTGTCAGTACATGGTTCGAACGCCATTTCCATGCACCCACCGAGGCCCAGGCCCAGGCCTGGCCGGCGATTCAGGCCGGGCAGAACACCCTGATCTCGGCACCGACGGGTTCAGGCAAGACCCTGGCGGCCTTTCTGGCGGCGATCGACCGGCTGGTGGGTGAAGGGCTGGAATCTCCCCTGGCCGATGAGACCCACGTGCTCTATGTATCACCGTTGAAGGCGCTCTCCAACGATATCCACAAGAATCTGGAGCTGCCATTGAACGGTATCCGGGATGCCCTGTTGGAATGTGGATGCCCGGACGTGCCGATTCGCGCCCTGGTGCGAACCGGGGATACCACCACGGCAGAACGGGCGTCGATGAAACGCTCCCCGCCCCATATCCTGGTGACCACCCCGGAGTCCCTGTATATCCTGCTGACCTCCGAGTCGGGGCGTGAGATGCTGCGCACGGTGCGCAGCGTGATCGTGGATGAGATCCATGCCCTGGCCGGCAACAAGCGCGGCGCCCATCTAACATTGAGCCTGGAACGGCTCAACCAGTTGTGTGACAGGCCGCCGGTGCGCATCGGCATATCTGCCACCCAGAAACCGATCGAGGCGATGGCCCGTTACCTCACCGGGCAGCACGACGACCCGCTGCAGCGGGCCTGTACCATTGTCGACACCGGTCATGTACGCGATCGGGATCTAGCCATCGAGCTGACCGGTTCACCCCTGGAGGCGGTGATGGCCAACGAGGCCTGGGAGGAGATCTACCGCCGGCTCGAGCAGCTTATAACGCAACACAAGACTACCCTGGTCTTCGTCAATACCCGCCGCCTCGCCGAACGTGCGGCGGCGGCACTGGCGAGGCGCCTGGGCGAGGAGGCGGTGACTTCCCACCATGGTAGCCTGGCGAAGGAGCACCGCTTGGATGCCGAGCAGCGCCTGAAGTCGGGGTCCCTGCGTGCCCTGGTGGCGACCGCTTCCCTGGAACTCGGTATCGATATCGGCGATGTGGAGCTGGTGTGCCAGATGGGCTCGCCACGCAGCATCAGCACCTTCCTGCAGCGGGCGGGCCGTTCCGGGCACCAACTGACAGGAACCCCCAAGGCGAGGCTCTTCCCCCTCAGCCGTGACGATCTGGTGGAGTCGGTGGCCATGCTCGATGCCATTCGCAGGGGCGAACTCGACCATATCCCGATTCCCGAACATCCACTGGACGTGCTGGCGCAGCAGATCGTCGCCGAGGTCTCGGCCCGGGAGTGGGATGAGCAGTCCCTCTACCGGGTATTCAAATGCGCACACCCCTATAACAATCTCACTGAGAAGGATTTCATCGATCTGGTGAAGATGCTTGCGGATGGTTTTCACACCCGGCGGGGAAGACGCAGTGACTATCTCCACCGGGATGGGGTGAACGGTATGCTGCGACCACGCCGCAGTGCCCGTTTGACGGCCATCACCAACGGCGGTGCCATACCCGATCAGTTCGACTACGATGTCATTCTGCAACCTGAAGGGCTCTTCGTTGGCAGCCTGAACGAGGATTTTGCCTTCGAGAGCATGCCGGGGGATATCTTCCAGCTCGGCAATTTCTCCTATCGCATGCTGAAGATCGAGCAGGGCCGGGTATTTGTGGAGGATGCCCACGGCCAACCCCCCTCGATCCCCTTCTGGTTCGGCGAGGCGCCCGGCCGGAGTGAGGAGCTCTCCCAAGCGGTCTCCCGTCTGCATGAGACCCTGGACCGGTTGCTGGATAGGGGGCAACAGGCAGCACTCGATTACCTGGAGCAGGCCCATGACCTCGACCCGGTTGTCGCCTCACAGCTGGTGGAATACCTGGCGGCCACCAAGGCCCTGTTCGGTGTGCTGCCGAGTCAACGACATATTGTCTTCGAGCGCTTCTTCGACGAGAGCGGCGATATGCATTTCGTCATTCACGCGCCTTTCGGTTCCCGGGTGAACAAGGCCTGGGGCCTGGCCCTGCGCAAGCGCTTCTGCCGCCGTTTCAATTTCGAACTGCAGGCGGCCGCCAACGAGGACAACCTGATCCTCTCCCTGGGGCCGACCCACAGCTTTCCCCTGGAGGAACCGGCGGGTTATCTGAAAGCAAAGAGTGTCGAACAGGTATTGATTCAGGCCCTGCTGGCAGCACCCATGTTTCCGACCCGCTGGCGCTGGGTGACCAATATCTCCCTGGCGGTGCCGCGCATGCGCGGCGGCAAGCGGGTGCCCGCACCCTTCCAGCGCAATGACGCGGAGGATCTGGTGGCGCTGGTGTTTCCGGACCAGCTTGCCTGTTTTGAAAACATCCAGGGCGATCGCGAGATACCGGACCACCCGCTGGTGAACCAGGTGTTGTGGGACTGCCTGCATGAGCTGATGGATATCGAGGGTCTGAAGCAGGTGCTGGACGCAATCGAGCTTGGGCGCATTCAAGTGACCGCAAAGGAGTTGCCCACGCCATCGCCGATGGCGCTGGAGATCCTCAACGCCCGACCCTACGCCTTCCTCGATGATGCACCGGCGGAAGAGCGACGCGCCCTGGCTGTACAACAGCGACGCCACCTGGATCCACACAGCGCTGCCGAATTGGGGCGCTTGAATCCGCAGGCGATTGAGCGGGTGAGACAGGAGGCCTGGCCACAACCGCGCAACGCGGATGAACTCCACGATGGGTTGCTGATCGCCGGCTTTATCGAAGAGGGGGAAATCGCCACTGAGGTGCTCGAGCAGTGGCAGCACTACCTCGCTGAGTTGCAGCGACAGCGGCGCGCAACACGGCTCTCCAATGTGAGTGGGGTTTTATGGGTCGCGGCAGAACGGCTGCAGGCGCTATCGTTGATCTGCCCTGAACATACCATGTCACCGGAGATAGAGGCCTTAGCAGCAAGTGAGGCTGACAGGGTTACGTCAGCCGTCACTGAAATCCTTCGCAGCCGGTTGGAGTGTTTAGGGCCGGTTACCGTTGAACAGTTGGCAAAACCGCTGGCTCTGGCAACCGCCGAGGTGGAAAGGGCGTTAACAGAGTTGGAGCAGGAGGGGTACGTGATCCAGGGCCACTTCGATCCACGGGAATCGAAGCTTGAATGGTGCGAGCGGGGTCTGCTGGCACGTATCCACCGCTACACCCTGAAACAGTTGCGCAGTGAGATCGAACCGGTGAGTCCCGCTGACTTCATGCGTTTCCTGTTCAGTTGGCAGGGATTGGAGGAACCCGCGCAGGGTGTGGCTGCCCTGGAACGGGTGATGCTGCAGCTCGAAGGTGTCAGCCTGCCCGCTGGCAGTTGGGAAGGGGAGATATTACCCGCTCGGCTGCAGCCCTACTTCTCAAGTGAGCTGGACGAGTTGTGTGCTGCGGGCAAGCTTGCCTGGCTGCGTTTGCATCCAACTGATGTCAAACAGAGTAAACGCAAGAGTCCGGCAATCAAGACCACACCACTGGCATTCGTCTTTCGACCACGCCTCTCTGTCTGGTGCCAGGCCGAAACCACAGTCCCGGACGGGGTGAGTGCCACAGCGATCAAGGTGCTGGATGTGCTGAAACAGTGGGGCGCCAGTTTCTTCGATGATCTGCAGCAGCAAACCGGTCTGCTGAAGACCCAACTCGAGGGTGCATTGGGCGAACTGGTTGCCTGGGGATTGGTCAACTCGGACCAGTACCAGGGCTTGCGTGCCATGATCACGCCGGAGAAAAACCGCAAACGCAGTCCGCGTCGTACGGCACTCCAGGCACCCCTGGCCTCGGGTGGACGCTGGTCGTTGATACGTGCGCCAATAGGTCATGAGGAGGAGTCGCAACGGATTGAGCAGATCGCCAGGACCCTGCTAACCCGCTATGGAGTTGTATTTAGAAAACTGCTCGAGCGCGAGAGTAATCTACCCTCATGGCGCGAGCTGCTGTATTGTTTTCGACGTCTGGAGGCGCGGGGTGAAATCAGGGGAGGCCGTTTCGTGCAGCAATTTGCCGGTGAGCACTTCGCCCTGCCGGAGGCCGTGAGCATGCTGCGTGAGGTGCGTAAGAGAAAAGATGAGGATGAGTTGGTAAGCATCAGCAGTGCAGACCCCCTGAACCTAACCGGCATCATTACGCCCGGCAAGCGAATTACTGCCCAAGCAGGTCATCGTATTCTCTACAAAGATGGAAAACCCATCGCAACTAATCAGGGCGGGGAGATCAGCATCGACGATGGCGTGCCGGAGAGTGAACATTGGCATATAAAAAACCTGCTGACACGCAAACAGCATCCGGCCAATTATCACAAGCCCCATCAAGGACCTTTATTTTAGTGTTTAGATTTCAACGCCCACCTGGTACATAGGGAAATGAATAAAGCTGTTCTTTTATTGAGACTGAGCTATTGGATCGCGGCAATTGCAGATTTCGTGGTTGCAGTTCTGGTGTGGATGCCTGAAAGAATGGGGGTATCGGTAACGGTTTACCCCATGGGGCTGGCTTCGGTAATTGCATTCTCCTGGGCAGTGATGTTGCTGATCGCCGATAGAAGGCCTTTGCAGAGAAGATGGATTCTGATTCCAACCATGCTTGTTGTGGCATTGATTGCCGCAGTACGCATCGTGTTTTCCCTGGAGGGTGCGGTTGAGTTCAGTTTGGTTATCACCCTTTTCGCCGTTGCGCTGATTGCTTTCATGGCTTACAGCTATCATTACTCAGGCAAATTCGGTACAAAACAGTAGCGGTAAACCAAGTGCGCAAACCGAGTCAAACTTAAAACTCATAGCATATTGACCAGGAGGCAAGTTTGAAACTATTAGCATTCGCAGCGAGCAGTAGTAAAAAATCGATTAACAAGCGATTGGTGACCTATGCCTGCAGCCTGATGGAAGATGCAGAAGTTGAAATATTGGACCTCAACGATTACGAGTTGCCACTCTTCAGCGTCGACAGGGAAGAGGAGCTTGGACAGCCGAAATTGGCCCATGACTTTTTAGCAAAGATAGCCTCCTGTGATGGGTTGATCATCTCCTTTGCCGAGCACAATGGCTCATACAGTGTGGCCTACAAAAATCTGTTTGATTGGTGTTCAAGGATACGTAAGGAGATATTCAGCGATAAACCGGTGGTGGTCCTTTCCACGTCACCAGGGGCGCGCGGTGGCGCCAGTGTGCTGGCCTTGGCAACCGCATCGCTTCCCCGCTTTAGCGCCTTGCTCAAGGGCAGCCTCCCTGTTCCAAGTTTTTATGACAACTTTGATGTACAACAGGGGATGCTTAAAAACAGTGAACTGAACGAGAAGTTAATTGAGGTGGTGGCTTCGCTGAAGGGCTAGCCAATCGCTCTATTTTTCGCTGACAGCGGATAATAGCTTTGTATGGTTGCGGTAGATGGGGCTCTCGGCGGGGAAGTACTCCAGCATCACCGCCGTATAACGATCGAAGGGATTCTCAATCTGTGCGATCCGCCTTCGGGTTGCCTTGTTCAGGTCGAAGCTGTTATGGCGTACCGTAAAGGGAACCGGAAAATCGCTACCGAAGAGGATCTTCTCATGTACCTGCTGCTGTTCCGAGAGATGACGCAAGGCCCTGGCGCGAAAGGGCGCCAGGATTGCGGAGATATCGGCGTAGAGATTCTGGTACTGGGTCAACATCTCGAGTAAGCGAAAATAGTCTCTGTCGAAGTAACAGGGTTGTCTGCTGAGATTTCTCCATGCACGTAATTTGTGTTCGTAACGCCCCAACCCCATATGGGCGGCAATCACTGTGACCCCGGCACCCAGTGGTAGATCCAACATCTCCACCCGTTCATAGCTTGGATAGGAGTGAATGGTGTATTCACTTCCAATATGCACAATCAATGGCAGCCGATGCTGTTTCAATTTTTCATAATAGGGGATCAGCTGTTCACTATTCAGATCGACTCCCCAGTAGTTCTGCAGAAACTTGGCGCCACGACATCCTCTCTCCGCAAATTCGTCGATCAGATCAAGGGCACCGGGCCGCCTTGGATTGACCGACAGGAAAGGGATGAACTGATCGGGATAGCTGGCGGCGACCGCCACTACATCTTCGTTCATGGCGCAGACGGTCCTGTCTCGATCGACCTCTCTGCCCTGTTCATCGAAACGGGCATCGACACCGAACAGGCAGGTCTTCCGCACATAGTTGGACTCAGCGACTGCCCTGGCCATGGCCTCAATATAGGTCTGATAGGGTTGCTGCTTTAAGGCCCGCGGATCGGCCCCAAGACTGCGGGCAAAGAGATGTACGGCGGCTCTGTCGAATGGGCGATCGAAGGCGACTTCCCGGTTTAGCAGATGGGTGTGGATGTCGATTGTCTGCATAACCCTAGCCTACCTTGCCAACTGGGCATTGACGAGTTTCGCCGGCGACTAAAGCGTGCAGGGCCGAGTGCGAATCGGCTGAATCCCCGATCCTGTGCAGCGCTAATTCAGATAGAATAGCAATGTAGTATATCGACATATATGACGAAATATATATAATAATTGTAAATTA comes from the Candidatus Thiodiazotropha sp. CDECU1 genome and includes:
- a CDS encoding vWA domain-containing protein, with translation MKSKIIAAALFTFTAGGIAFYPALKDVGAVNMPLPDPVQVPAVHTINQEQPKIEVVFALDTTGSMGGLIEASKEKIWSIASTMAQAQPAPEIRMGLVAYRDRGDSYVTQVVDLSEDLDSVYATLMDFRAEGGGDGPESVNQALHDAVNKISWSQDEDAYRVVFLVGDAPPHMDYQDDVKYPQTLKLANARGIVVNTIQAGNRAQTRLVWSKIALAGLGQYAQVSQDGNAVAIHTPFDENLAKLSRKLDATRLYYGSEEVLEKKRQKLKAADKLHESASVASRARRATFNATKSGKSNLLGDSELVDDVASGRVELDSIDRDHLPASIKAMAPQEQRAVISEKAQQRQALQKEIDTLSAQRKEYLEQEVKKSGGAKGSLDHKLYSAIREQAERSGIHYEAEALTY
- a CDS encoding SRPBCC family protein; amino-acid sequence: MTTALIVIVILIAIPLIYLATLDGNYKVRRSLEIAAGQQTLFDKIRDFKSWSDWSPWLMHEPDTILAFSDTPDQEGGWYSWDGKTVGAGKLTHERFIGMEKIEQRIEFKRPFKSVCSVWWEFEPTGGGATLVHWNMAGSMPFLLRFMAKRMSDYISKDYDTGLYMLRGELVADAEVPRITFDGPVELPNQTALTIPFDGHLEAMKTAMKEGFPILGRYLDEKQLTATGYPFTIYHKVDLKSMHFNCDMAIPVAAETSSSDFVIKSFPGGRYYKTSLQGSYEFLELAWYQAYAHLQMQKIKPQHKHASREVYENDPTTVSHSNEVVTSIYIPIK
- a CDS encoding DEAD/DEAH box helicase, giving the protein MSRFHFHPAVSTWFERHFHAPTEAQAQAWPAIQAGQNTLISAPTGSGKTLAAFLAAIDRLVGEGLESPLADETHVLYVSPLKALSNDIHKNLELPLNGIRDALLECGCPDVPIRALVRTGDTTTAERASMKRSPPHILVTTPESLYILLTSESGREMLRTVRSVIVDEIHALAGNKRGAHLTLSLERLNQLCDRPPVRIGISATQKPIEAMARYLTGQHDDPLQRACTIVDTGHVRDRDLAIELTGSPLEAVMANEAWEEIYRRLEQLITQHKTTLVFVNTRRLAERAAAALARRLGEEAVTSHHGSLAKEHRLDAEQRLKSGSLRALVATASLELGIDIGDVELVCQMGSPRSISTFLQRAGRSGHQLTGTPKARLFPLSRDDLVESVAMLDAIRRGELDHIPIPEHPLDVLAQQIVAEVSAREWDEQSLYRVFKCAHPYNNLTEKDFIDLVKMLADGFHTRRGRRSDYLHRDGVNGMLRPRRSARLTAITNGGAIPDQFDYDVILQPEGLFVGSLNEDFAFESMPGDIFQLGNFSYRMLKIEQGRVFVEDAHGQPPSIPFWFGEAPGRSEELSQAVSRLHETLDRLLDRGQQAALDYLEQAHDLDPVVASQLVEYLAATKALFGVLPSQRHIVFERFFDESGDMHFVIHAPFGSRVNKAWGLALRKRFCRRFNFELQAAANEDNLILSLGPTHSFPLEEPAGYLKAKSVEQVLIQALLAAPMFPTRWRWVTNISLAVPRMRGGKRVPAPFQRNDAEDLVALVFPDQLACFENIQGDREIPDHPLVNQVLWDCLHELMDIEGLKQVLDAIELGRIQVTAKELPTPSPMALEILNARPYAFLDDAPAEERRALAVQQRRHLDPHSAAELGRLNPQAIERVRQEAWPQPRNADELHDGLLIAGFIEEGEIATEVLEQWQHYLAELQRQRRATRLSNVSGVLWVAAERLQALSLICPEHTMSPEIEALAASEADRVTSAVTEILRSRLECLGPVTVEQLAKPLALATAEVERALTELEQEGYVIQGHFDPRESKLEWCERGLLARIHRYTLKQLRSEIEPVSPADFMRFLFSWQGLEEPAQGVAALERVMLQLEGVSLPAGSWEGEILPARLQPYFSSELDELCAAGKLAWLRLHPTDVKQSKRKSPAIKTTPLAFVFRPRLSVWCQAETTVPDGVSATAIKVLDVLKQWGASFFDDLQQQTGLLKTQLEGALGELVAWGLVNSDQYQGLRAMITPEKNRKRSPRRTALQAPLASGGRWSLIRAPIGHEEESQRIEQIARTLLTRYGVVFRKLLERESNLPSWRELLYCFRRLEARGEIRGGRFVQQFAGEHFALPEAVSMLREVRKRKDEDELVSISSADPLNLTGIITPGKRITAQAGHRILYKDGKPIATNQGGEISIDDGVPESEHWHIKNLLTRKQHPANYHKPHQGPLF
- a CDS encoding NADPH-dependent FMN reductase → MKLLAFAASSSKKSINKRLVTYACSLMEDAEVEILDLNDYELPLFSVDREEELGQPKLAHDFLAKIASCDGLIISFAEHNGSYSVAYKNLFDWCSRIRKEIFSDKPVVVLSTSPGARGGASVLALATASLPRFSALLKGSLPVPSFYDNFDVQQGMLKNSELNEKLIEVVASLKG
- a CDS encoding amidohydrolase family protein: MQTIDIHTHLLNREVAFDRPFDRAAVHLFARSLGADPRALKQQPYQTYIEAMARAVAESNYVRKTCLFGVDARFDEQGREVDRDRTVCAMNEDVVAVAASYPDQFIPFLSVNPRRPGALDLIDEFAERGCRGAKFLQNYWGVDLNSEQLIPYYEKLKQHRLPLIVHIGSEYTIHSYPSYERVEMLDLPLGAGVTVIAAHMGLGRYEHKLRAWRNLSRQPCYFDRDYFRLLEMLTQYQNLYADISAILAPFRARALRHLSEQQQVHEKILFGSDFPVPFTVRHNSFDLNKATRRRIAQIENPFDRYTAVMLEYFPAESPIYRNHTKLLSAVSEK